A region from the Aegilops tauschii subsp. strangulata cultivar AL8/78 chromosome 5, Aet v6.0, whole genome shotgun sequence genome encodes:
- the LOC109753943 gene encoding NAC domain-containing protein 41 has protein sequence MEKMRAAGEAPPTQQLPPGFRFHPTDVELVLQYLRRMALDRPLPAAVIPVVHAAAMPDPWDLPGASEGESAYFFSPRQGRGGRRRKAASGYWKATGKEKPVFVQLPVGKQLLVGVKTVLTFHRGKSRTDWVMHEYRLAGAADQNKRANDGSQSSEWVVCRVSLKSRARRTAAGGETTGDQQQEQPSPSPSSTSSCVTDHTCHAPDQEEVSSSTTSHCQQHPRR, from the exons ATGGAGAAGATGCGGGCAGCAGGGGAGGCGCCGCCGACGCAGCAGCTGCCTCCGGGGTTCCGGTTCCACCCCACCGACGTGGAGCTGGTGCTGCAGTACCTCCGCCGCATGGCCCTGGACCGCCCGCTGCCCGCCGCCGTCATCCCCGTCGTCCACGCCGCCGCCATGCCCGACCCCTGGGACCTCCCCG GCGCGAGCGAGGGCGAATCGGCTTACTTCTTCAGTCCGAGGCAGGGCcgtggcgggcggcggaggaaAGCGGCCAGCGGGTACTGGAAGGCCACGGGGAAGGAGAAGCCGGTGTTCGTGCAGCTGCCGGTTGGCAAGCAGCTGCTCGTCGGCGTCAAGACGGTGCTCACCTTCCACCGCGGCAAGTCGCGCACGGACTGGGTCATGCACGAGTACCGCCTCGCCGGCGCGGCGGACCAGAACAAGCGTGCCAATGACGGCTCGCAGAGCAGCGAATGGGTCGTGTGCCGGGTGTCTCTGAAAAGCAGAGCAAGGAGGACGGCAGCCGGCGGCGAGACGACCGGCgatcagcagcaggagcagccATCACCGTCGCCGTCTTCGACGTCGAGCTGCGTCACGGACCACACTTGTCACGCTCCGGACCAAGAAGAGGTCAGCAGCAGCACAACTAGCCATTGCCAGCAGCATCCGAGACGCTAA